GCCGGCAAGACGAACACGAACGACCTCTACGTCGGAACCCTGTCGACTTTCGAGCGCGCCGGCTTCGACGTCGTCGCGCGCCCGACCGCGACGCGCGCCGTCGTCTCACGAGCGCTCGCGCCCGCGCCCGCGCCGGCACGCTGAGCGGCCGAGCACGCTCGAACCCGTCCCCGCCCGCTGAACGAGACCATCCGGCGCCGCCGTACGATGGACGGACGATGAGCGAGTCCGTCCGGGTCGACGTATGGCTGTGGGCCGTGCGCGTCTACAAGACACGCTCCGCCGCGACCACGGCCATCCGCGGTGGCCACGTCCGCGTCAACGGCGACCATGTGAAGGCCGCCTACAACGTGAAGGCCGGCGACGAGGTCCGCGTGCGCATCAGCGGCTTCGACCGCATCCTCCTCGTCCGCCAGCTCCTGCAGAAGCGCGTCGGGGCCCCGATCGCCGCGACGGCCTACGAAGACCGCACTCCCCCGCCGCCGCCACGGGAGTTCGTCGCGCCGATCGTCACACGCGACCGCGGCGCCGGCCGCCCCACGAAGCGCGACAGGCGCGAGATCGACCGCCTGCTCGGGCGCGACTGAGCCCGCTCACGCCGCCCGGGAAGGGCGCCGCGTCACCGGACGGGCCCGACTCCGGCGCGCATCGGCCCGCCGTGCGACGGCCGCGCTCAGCCCAGCAGGTCGAGCAGCCACCGCGTCCCGACCACGCGCGCCCCGACGCCCTCGAGCCGCCCGCGCAGCTCGCGGTCGCTCGTCACCGCCGTGACACGGAGACCGTCCTCCGCATCCGACGCGGCGCGGCGCACGAGCGCGTCGTCGCCCGAGCCGTCCGCCGCGACGACGCGGACGCCGTCCGCACCGTGCACGCCGCGCGCGACGCCCTCGACGACCAGCTCGAAGCCGGGGAACCACCATTCGCCCACGAGGCTCAGCGCCTCGGCGGGCAGGCCCGTCGAGGCCAGCGAAGCGATCCGGTCGCGCAGGCGCACGGCGGCGCCCTCGCGGTCGCGCCACCAGCCGTCCGGAACCGATCCGACGACGTTCGCGGCATCGATGAGCACGGCCGGGCGGACCGCCAGCTGCGAGCGCAGCAGCGGCCAGGCCGCGGCGAAGCCGGGATGCAGCGGCAGATCGTCGATGTCGCCGGGCGCGACCCAGGCGAGCTCCAGGCTCTCGGGGTCGCTGATGACGGGCTCGAACGGCTCGGCGACGTCCGCGACCACCGTCGTGTACCGCCACACGCCGACGTCGTAGACGTGGGTGAACCGCGGCACGACGGCCCCGTCGGGGACGCCCGCCTCCTCCTGCGACTCGCGGATCGCGCCGAGCAGCGGGCCCTCGCCCTCGTGCAGGGCGCCGCCGGGCAGCGCCCACGTCCCGCCGTGGTGGCTCCATCCGACGCGGTGCTGCAGCAGCACGCCGCGTTCGGGGTCGAACGCCAGCAGGCCCGCGGCGCCGAAACGCCCCCAGTACCGCTCCCCCGTCTCCGCGACGACCCAGGCGTCGCCGGGGTCTCGTGGTCCGGGAGGGCGTGGGGGAACCGAGGTCATCCTCACAGCCTCGCACACCCCCGTGAACGGCGGATCACGAGCGGCTCATCCGAGGCGACCCCGCTCACGCCGCGCCGAAGGTCGCGTCGAGCGCCGTGCTCAGGTCCGCCGCGAGGTCGTCCGGGTCCTCCAGCCCGACCGAGAACCTCAGGTGCCCGTAGCGCCGGAACGCCTCCGGATACGCCGCCACGCGCGGGCCGTCCGTCCCGACGTGCACGATGAGCGACTCGTCATGCCCGAGCGAGACCGCCGACGTGACGACGCGGAGGTTCGCCACGAAGCGGTTCTGCGCCTCGGGGTCGCCGTCCACGGCGAACGCGATGACGCCGCCGTACCCGCGCCCGCCGAACTGACGCGCCGCGACCTCGTGCTGCGGATGCGACGCGAGGCCCGGATACGCGACATATGCCACGCGCGGGTCGGAATCGAGCAGCTCGGCCAGACGCCGCGCCGTGTCGAGATGCTGCCGCAGGCGCAGCGGCAGGGTGATCGCGCCCCGCCCGATGAGCCAGGCGTTGAACGGCGAGATCACCCCGCCGACGTCGACCATGGCGTCCGCCCTGATCCGCTGGATGTGCTCCCGCCGCCCGATCACGGCACCGCCCATCGCATCGCCGTGCCCGTTGACGTACTTCGTCAGCGAGTGGACGACGAGGTCGGCCCCATCGGCGAGCGGACGGTAGAGCGGCGGCGGCGTGAACGTCGAGTCGACCGACAGCAGCGCCCCGGCCTCGTGCGCGATCTCGGCCACCGCGGCGATGTCGGTGACCTTCGTCGTGGGGTTTCCGATCGTTTCGACGTGCACGAGCCGGGTGTTGTCGCGCAGAGCGGCGCGCACGGCGGCCGGGTCCGACGCGTCGACGAACGTCGCCTCGACGCCGTACTTCCGGGGCAGCAGCTCGGTGAACAGACGCCACGTCGCCTCGTACGTGACGTCGGCCACGACGATGTGATCGCCGCTGTCCAGGAACGTGAAGAACACCGCGTGCAGCGCGGCGACGCCCGTGGCCAGCGCGACCGCGTCCTCTCCGCCCTCGAGCGCCGCGAGCTTCTCCTGCAGCGCGATCTGATTCGCTCCGGAGTTGCGCGTGTAGAGCGGCACCTCGGTGCCCGACCAGTCGATCCGTGACGGGTCGTCCGGCAGCGCATACGAGTTCGCGAGGACGAGCGGGGTGCGGATGGCGCCCGTCCCCTCATCGATGCGGTTGCCGGCGTGCACCGCCTGGGAGGCGAAGGCGAGGGTGGCGGGATCGTGCTTGTCGGGGCGGACGGTCATACCCACACGGTATGCCCGTCCGCTCCCGGCCTGCGACGCGACGACGTCACCCGCTGTCACACGGGGCGCCGGCCCTCGCTACCGGCGCTGCCGCTTCTCGCGCACGCGCATGTTGATGACGATCGGCGTCCCCTCGAAGCCGTACAGCTCGCGCAGGCGGCGCTGCACGAAGCGCCGGTAGCCCTGGTCGAGGAAGCCCGTCGTGAAGAGCACGAAGGTCGGCGGGCGCGTGGCCGCCTGCGTGCCGAACAGGATGCGCGGCTGCTTGCCGCCGCGGAGCGGATGCGGGTGCTCGGCGACGAGCTCCGTGACGAACGCGTTGAACTTGCCCGTCGGGATGCGCTGGTCCCACGACGCGAGCGCCTGCTCCAGCGCGGGCACGAGCTTGTCGAGGCGGCGCCCGGTCTTCGCCGAGATGTTCACGCGCGGCGCCCAGGCGACGTGCGCGAGGTCCCGCTCGATCTCGCGCTCCAGGTACCGGCGGCGTTCCTTGTCGATCATCTCGGGGGTGTCGAGCGTGTCCCACTTGTTGAAGGCGAGGACGAGCGCGCGACCCGACTCGAGCACGAGGTCGATGATGCGCACGTCCTGCTCGCTGATGGGCTGCGTCACGTCGAGCACGACGACGGCGACCTCCGCCTTCTCGAGCGCGGCGGAGGTCCGCAGCGACGCGTAGAAGTCGGCGCCCTGCGCCATGTGCACGCGACGGCGGATGCCCGCGGTGTCGACGAGACGCCACAGCTTCCCGCCGAGCTCGACGACCTCGTCCACGGGGTCGCGCGTGGTGCCGGCGAGCTCGTTGACGACGACCCGCTCCTCCCCCGCCGCCTTGTTCAGCAGCGACGACTTGCCCACGTTCGGGCGCCCGAGGATGGCGACGCGACGCGGCCCGCCGATCTCGTGCTTCGCGACGGCGGAGACATCGGGCGTCTTGGCGAGGACGGCCTCGAGCAGGTCCGCGACGCCGCGGCCGTGGATGGCCGAGACGGGGTGCGGCTCGCCGAGGCCGAGGTTCCAGAGCGCGGCGGCCTCCGGCTCGTGGCGGGCGTCGTCGACCTTGTTCGCGACGAGGAAGACGGGCTTGGACGTCTTGCGCAGCAGGCGCACGACGTGCTCGTCGGTCGAGGTCGCGCCGACGGACGCGTCGACGACGAAGAGGATGACGTCGGCGAGCTCGATGGCCACCTCCGACTGCAGGGCGACCGAGCGGTCGATGCCCTTCGCGTCGGGCTCCCATCCACCCGTGTCGACGACGGAGAACCGCCGTCCGAGCCACTCGGCCTTGTACGTCACGCGGTCGCGCGTGACGCCCGGCGTGTCCTCGACGACGGCCTCGCGGCGTCCGAGGATGCGGTTCACGAGCGCGGACTTGCCGACGTTCGGGCGCCCGACGATCGCGATGACCGGAAGCGCCGGCAGGTACTCGATGCCGTCGCCCTCGTCGTGCAGGCCGGCCAGGAGCGCGGCGTCCTCGTCGTCGAGCTCGTAGTCGGCGAGGCTCGCACGCAGCGTCTCGGCGCGGCGCTCGACGAGCTCCTCGTCCAGCTCCGCGAGCTTCTCGGCAAGGCGATCGGGCGCGCCCTCGTACTCGTTCTCAGTGGCCATCCTGGCCTCCCCTGTGGGTCTTCTCGTCGATCACCGAGAGCACGGCGGCGACGCTCTGGTCGAAATCCAAATCGGTCGTGTCGACGACGGCCACGCCGGGTGCGGCATGGAGGAAGTCGACGACCTTGCTGTCGGAGGCGTCGCGCTTGCGCAGGGCGGCGGCGACGCCCGCGGTGTCCGCGTCCCCCAGCTCCGCGGAGCGACGCGCGGCGCGCACGTCGGGATGGGCGGTGAGGAGGATGCGCACGGGCGCGTCGGGCGCGACGACGGTCGTGATGTCACGGCCCTCGACGACGACGCCGGGAAGACCGGAGGCCGCCACGAGAGAGCGGAACAGGGCGTTGACCCGCTCGCGCACGGGCAGCACGCGCGCGACGCCGCTCACGGCGGCGGAGGTCTCCGGCGTGCGGATGGCGTCGGTGACGTCGGTCTCCCCCACGCGCACGGTGCGCACGTCGGGGTCGAGCGAGACGCCCGGCCGGAACGAGTCGAACGCGGCGAGCACGGCGTCGGGGTCGTCCGTCGACGCGCCCGCGTCGCGCACGTGCCAGGCGAGCGCGCGGTACACCGACCCCGTGTCGAGGTAGCCGTACCCGAGGCGGCGGGCGCTCTCCTTGGACACGCTCGACTTGCCGGCGCCGGCGGGACCGTCGATGCCGACGAAGAACGGCTCAGTCACTGGTGCTCGCAATCCGCCATCCCCGGCTCTCGAGGCCCTCGACGGCGCCGCCGAGGACGGACGGGTCGACCGCGATCTCGGCGAGGCCCACGGGTGCGCCGGGCGAGTGCTCCAGGCGGAAGTCCTCGACGTTCACGCCGAGCTCGCCCAGGTCGCCGAAGAGGCGCCCGAGCTGGCCGGACGTGTCGTCGACCATCACCACGAGCGACTCGAAGCGGCGTCGCTGTCCGTGCTTGCCGGGGAGCCGCTCGACGCCCACGTTGCCGCGCCGGACGGCCTCGGCGACGACGCGCCGCGCACCGGGAGCGTCGGGACGGCGGAGAGCGTCGGCGACGTCGGCGAGGTCGGCCGCGAGCGCGTCGAGCACCTCGACGACGGGGCCGGCGTTGGCGCCGAGGATCTGGACCCACAGCTCCGGCGCGGAGTGCGCGATGCGCGTGGTGTCGCGCACGCCCTGGCCCGCGAGGCTCAGGGACAGCTCGGGGGCGTCGGCGAAACGCGCGGCGAGGAGGGAGGCCACGGCCTGCGGCACGTGCGAGACGAGCGCGACCGAGCGGTCGTGCTCCTCCGGCGTCATCTCGATCGGGACGGCGCCGAGGTCGAGCGCGAGGTCCTCCACGAGCGCGAGGTCGGCCGCCGGCGTCTCGCCGTCGCGGCAGATGACCCACGGGCGGGCGGCGAAGATGTCCGCGCGCGCCGAGATCGCCCCGCCCCGCTCGCGTCCCGCCAGCGGGTGCGATCCGATGTAGTGCGTCAGGTCGACGCCGCGGGCGCGCAGCGCGCGCAGGGGCTCGAGCTTGACGGAGGCGACGTCCGTCACGACGGCGCGGGGGAAGCGCGCGAGCTCCGCCGACACGACGTCGGCGACGACGTCCGGCGGCACGCACACGACGACGATCGACGGCTCGTCCGCATCCGACGCCGCACGCCCCGCGCCGTAGTCGACCGCGAGCCGTAGCTGCGAGGGCGAGGTGTCGGCGAGGGCGACGTCGACGCCCTGCTGGCGCAGCGCGTGTCCGATGCTCGCGCCGAGCAGGCCGGACCCCACGATGCGCACCGTCCCGCTCACCCGGGCCGCGCGCCCGGGGACGACGGGCGACGCCGCGTCGTGCCCGGCGGCGCCTGTCGGCATGACGGTATCGCTCACGAGGTCTCCTGCTCCTCCGATTCCGGAGTCTCGACGCCTTCGGCGGGCGGAGCATCCGGCTCTCGACGCGACAGGGTCAGCAGCGCGCCACGCTCCACCTTAGTCAGTTCCCGCGTGCGTCCCACTGGGAGGGTTCCCAGGTGCAGCGGCCCGAACTGGCGTCGGACGAGCTCGGCGACGGGATGGCCGACCTCCGCGAGCATGCGTCGCACGATGCGGTTGCGGCCAGAGTGCAGGGTCAGCTCGACGAGGCTCGACCCGCTCGACGCGTCGAGCAGCCGCGCCCTGTCCGCCGCGATGGGGCCGTCGTCGAGCTCGATCCCGCGCGTGAGCCTCGCGATGGTCTGCGCCGTCACGCGACCTTCGACCTTCGCGATGTAGACCTTCGTCACGCCGAAGCGCGGATGCGCGAGCACGTGGGCGAGCTCGCCGTCGTTCGTCAGCACGAGCAGGCCGCTCGTGTCGGCGTCGAGGCGGCCGACGTTGTACAGGCGCTCCTCCCACTCCTCCGCGAAGCGGCGGAGGTCGGCGCGGCCGCGCTCGTCCTTCATGGTGCTCACGACGCCCGTGGGCTTGTTCAGCATGACGTAGCGCTTCGTCGCGTCGAGCTGCACGGCGGTCCCGTCGACGTCGACGAGGTCGTTCTCCGGGTCGATGCGCGCGCCGAGCTCCGACACGATCACGCCGTTGACGCGCACGCGGCCCTCGACGATGAGCTGCTCCGACACGCGCCGCGACGCCACGCCCGCGTTCGCCAGCACCTTCTGCAGGCGGATGCCCTCTGCCTCGCTCATGCGGTGAGCTCCTCGAATCCGTCGGCGCCGTCGTCCAGCAGCGGCGAGATGGGCGGCAGCTCGTCCAGAGCGTTGACGCCGAGCTGCTGGAGCAGCATGTCGGTCGTGCCGTAGTTGATGGCGCCCGTCTCGGGGTCGGCGTAGAGCTCGGTGATGAGGCCGCGCGCGAGGAGCGTGCGGACGACCGAGTCGACGTTGACGGCGCGGATGGACGCCACCTGCGACCGCGTGACGGGCTGCTTGTAGGCGATCACGGCGAGGGTCTCGAGGGCCGCCTGCGAGAGCCGGGCCGGCGCCTGGCCTCCCACGAACTCGGCGACGAGGTCGTCGAACCGCTCGCGCACGTAGAGCCGCCACCCGCCGCCGACCTCGCGCAGCTCGAAGCCCCGGAGAGGGCCCGCGCCCTCGCCGTCGTAGTCGGCCACGAGGGTCTCGATCGCCTGCCGGACGGCCGGCACCGGCGCGCCGACCGCCGTCGCGAGGCTCACGACGCTCTGCGGCTCGTCGACGATCAGCAGGATCGCCTCCAGCCGCTGCGCCACCGTGCCGAGGGGGCGCGGGGCATCCGCCGTCTCGGCCTGCTCCGCTCCTTCGTCGCTCATCGTCGTCCTCCTCCGCCATCCGCTCGTCGTCCCGCCGCACGGGTCGCATCACCTGTCATAGTCGGCCCCCAGCGTCGCCAGTGTCTCATCCGACCAGTGCTCCGCCGTCCACCGCAGCGTGAGCTCGCCCAGCGGCTCGAGCTGCTCGAACGTGATCGCCGCGTGCCGGTAGAGCTCGAGCACCGACAGGAACCGCGCGACGATGACGCCGGACTGATCGATGCCCGACACGAGCTCGCGGAAGCTCATCGTCTCGCGCGAGCGCAGCTGCGTCACCACGACCGCCGCCTGCTCGCGGATGGAGACGAGCGGGGCGTGCAGATGGTCGAGGCCGACGTGCGGAAGGGCCTTGGGGGCGAAGGCGAGCATCGCGAGGGCGGCGAAGTCCTCCTTCGTGAGCGTCCAGACGAGCTCCGGCGCCTTCGCGCGGTACTTCTCCTCCAGCGGCACGGTGCGCACGTGCCGGCGGTCCTCCGCCTGCAGCCGAGACCGGAACCACGAGGAGACCTCCTTGAACGCGCGGTACTGCAGCAGCCGCGCGAAGAGCAGATCCCGCGCCTCGAGCAGCGCCACCGACTCCGCGTCGACGAGCTCGCCCTGCGGCAGGAGACCCGCGACCTTCATGTCGAGGAGCGTGGCGGCGACCACGAGGAACTCGCTCGCCTGCTCGAGCTCCTCGTCCGGACCGAGATCGCGCAGGTAGGCGATGAACTCGTCCGTCACCCGGCTGAGCGACACCTCCGTGATGTCGAGCTCGTGCTTCGAGATGAGCGAGAGCAGCAGGTCGAAGGGGCCGTCGAAGTTCCCGAGGGAGACGCGGAAGCCGGTCCCGGGCTCGGCCGTCGTGTCCTCCTGCCCTTCGCCTGCCGCGGCGGAGGGATCGAGCGGCTGGGCCTCGTCAGGCGACGGCGCCACGGGACACCAGCTCCCGTGCGAGCCTGAGATACGCCTGCGCAGCGGGGTGCTCGGGGGCGAACTCCGTGATCGGCACGCCGGAGACCGAGGCGTCGGGGAACTTCACGGTGCGCCCGATGACCGTCTCGAGCACGGTGTCGCCGAAGGCGTCGACGATGCGCTCGAGGACCTCCCGGGAGTGCAGCGTGCGGGAGTCGTACATCGTCGCGAGCAGGCCGTCGAGCTCGATCGCGGGGTTCAGGCGGTCGCGGACTTTGTCGATCGTCTCGATGAGGAGCGCGACGCCGCGCAGCGCGAAGAACTCGCACTCGAGCGGGATGAGGACGCCGTGCGCGGCGGTGAGGGCGTTGACCGTGAGGATGCCGAGCGAGGGCTGGCAGTCGATGAGGATGACGTCGTACTCGTTGGCCACTCCCCGCAGCACGCGGGCGAGGATCATCTCGCGGGCGACCTCGTTGACGAGGTGCACCTCGGCGGCCGAGAGGTCGATGTTCGCGGGGATGAGGTCGAGGCCGTCCACCGCCGTGTGCACGATCGCGTCGTGCGCGTCGCGCTTGGGCTCCAGCAGCAGGTCGTAGACCGTCGTCACGTCGTGGGTCGGCACGCCGAGGCCGGCCGAGAGGGCGCCCTGGGGGTCGAAGTCGACCGCCAGCACCTTCCGCCCGTACTCCGCGAGCGACGCCGCGAGGTTGATGGTGGTCGTCGTCTTGCCGACGCCGCCCTTCTGGTTGCACAGCGCGATGATGCGCGCCGGGCCGTGGCTGTCGAGCTTCGGCGGCGTCGGGAACCCGTGGTACGGACGACCGGTCGGACCGATCGGTCCCTCGTCCTGCTGGGCCTTGCGCGTCACCGAAACTCCTGCCTTCGCGATGGCGAACCAATTCCTGCCGTCCGGACGAGTCTAGTCGCCGACCCGTCGCACGCGCCGTGCGACGGGCCCGGCGCCGCGAAGTTCGCGCCGAACCGGCCTAGGCCCCGCGGAGGGCGTCGACCGGCTCGATGCGCGCGGCCCGCCGCGCGGGGTACCAGCCCGACAGCCATCCGACGAGCGCGCCCAGCACGACGCCCGCGCACGCGACGAGCGGATCGACCACGGCCGTCCACTGCTGGAGCGCGGCGACCCCCACCACGGCCAGCACGCCGAGCGCCGCGCCGATGAGGCCGCCGAGCAGCCCGATGACGATCGACTCGACCGTGAACTGGGCCGCGATCTGCCGTCGGGTCGCCCCGAGCGCCCGGCGCAGGCCGATCTCGCCCACGCGCTCCATGACCGACAGGAGTGTGACGTTGGCGATGCCGAGGCCTCCTGCCAGGAGCGAGACCGCGCCGACGATGAGGAACACGACGTTCACGTCCGACTGCACGGCGCTGCCGAGCTCGGAGCGTCCGGCCGGAGCCCGCACCTCGATCGAGTCGGGGTTCTGCGGCGCGAGCGCGAGCGCGGCCTGCTCGGAGATCTGCGGCCCCGCGCCCACGGCGATGCGCACGAGCAGCTCGCTCGGCGCGCCGAGCGCGAAGTCCGCGCGAGCTGCGCCGTTCGGGATGACCACCGCATCGCGGACGTCGGACCGGGTCGCCGTCTCGCCGACGATGCCGATGACGGCATATGCCAGGCCGTCGATGAAGATCGACGGCTGCTGGTCCACGCCCGCGACGCTCAGCCGCTCCGCGGCCCGGTCGCCCAGCACCGCGACGCGATCGCCGCGCGCGTCGTGCCCCTCGTCGAACATCCGCCCGCCGACGAGCTCCCCGCCGACCGTGTCGAGCAGCCCCGCGGAGGCCGCCAGCAGCGGCGGAGGCGCCGTCGTCGCGGCGGACGGGTCGTTCAGCGGAACGGCGGTGATCTCGGCCTCGCCGAGGTCCACCTCGCCGACGAGCGCCGCGTCCTCCGCGCCGGCCAGCCGCCCGACGCGTTCCGGGCCGTCCCACGGCAGCCGCCCCGTCGCCGCGGAGTTGCCGCCGCTCGTCTGCGTCGTCGCGGGCGTGATGACCACCTGCGTGGCGGCGACCGCATCGAACTGGCTCGCGATCTGACCCGCCGCGGTCTGCGCGAAGCCCCAGGTCGCGACGAGCGAGCCGATCCCGAGCACCGTGCCGAGGACGGTCATGACGAGCCGCCCGGGGCGCGACCCGATGTCGGTCGTCGCCTCGACGACGAGGTCGCTCGCCGAGAACCGATCGGGGCGGGCGACGGGCCGCAGCAGGTCGGCGGCGCTCGGCGCGCTCCCGTCGGCGACGGGTGCGTCCGTCTTCCTGCCGCGCCGCCGCTTCGCCTTCCGCGCGGCGCGCCCGGCCGTCTTCGTCTCCTCCGGGGGACCCGGCGTCTCCTCGGTCCCGACGCCCTCCGTCGACGTGCTCATGCCACCTCGCTCAGCCGGCCGTCGGAGATGCGGATGCTGCGCGCGGCGCGCTCGGCGATCGCGCTGTCGTGCGTGATGACGACGAGTGTGAGCCCGTCGGAGTGGAGCTCCTCGAAGAGCGCCATGACCTCGGACGACGTCCTCTCGTCGAGGCTCCCCGTCGGCTCGTCCGCGAGCAGCAGCCGCGGCGAGCTGACGACGGCGCGCGCGACCGCGACGCGCTGCCGCTCTCCGCCCGACAGCGTGCCGGGGAGGAAGGACGTGCGGTGGTGCAGCCCGACGCGGTCGAGGGCCGCCCGCGCGCGCTCCTCGCGCTCGGCGCGGGGCACTCCGCTGTAGAGCATCGGCATGAGGACGTTGTCGAGCACCGTCCGCCGCGGCATGAGATGGAACGCCTGGAAGACGAACCCGATGAACTGGGCGCGCACGGCGGCGCGCTCGTCGTCCGTGAGCGCACCCGTGAGCGCACCCGACAGGCGATACTCCCCGACCGTCGGACGATCGAGCAGTCCGAGGATGTTGAGCATCGTCGACTTGCCCGACCCGCTCGACCCCACGATGGAGACGTACTCCCCCTGCTCGAGGGAGAGGGACACGCCCTTGAGCGCCTGCACCTCGGGAGGCCCGGGGAACGAGCGCGTGACGTCCCTGAGCTCGACGACGGGCGCCGTCACGAACCGACCACCACGAGGTCGCCCTCCGCGAGCTCGTCGTCGACCGGCGCGACCTCGACGTACCCGCCTGCCGCGAGCCCCGTCTCGACGACGACGAGACGCGTCTCGGCACGATCCCCGTCGCGGGGGTCGCCCGTCACGACCTCGACGCGCGACTCCCCGCCGGGCCCCGCGGTCAGCGCCGCGTACGGGACCGAGAGCACCTCCCCGTCGGTCGCGCCGACGGGGATCTGGATGCGGACGTTCGTGCCCTGCACGGCCTCCATCTGCTCGGGGGTGAGCGGATCCGGCTCGAACTGCAACGTGGAGCGCGCGCCGTCGTCGCCCTCGGCGATGTCGGAGATCACGGCGCGGTGGTCCTCTCCGTCGGGAAGCTCGAAGAACACCTCGTCGCCGACCTCGAGGAGCTCGACGTCCGCGTTCGCCGCCGAGCCGGTGAGTCTCACGCTCGCGCCCGAGACGGTCATGGCCGCGGCCTCCAGCGACGAGCCTCGCTCCACCTCGACGCTGTCGACGCGTCGCGGGAGCTCCGCGAGGAACAGCACCTCGCTGGCGGGGAGATACGGCAGCGCGCCCTGCCGCGCCGAGACGAGCTCCTCGTTCGCCGCGGCGACCTGTGCCGCCGCGCCGTCGACGAGGGACTGCTCCGCGCTCGTGTCCCGGGGCGCGTCGAGCGCCTGACGCTGCATCTCGGCGATGGCGAGCTGGTCGCGCAGGTCGCTCGCGTCCGCGCCCTCGCTCTCGACCGCCGCGATCTGCCGGTGCAGGCTCGCGATCTCGTTGTCGGCCTGCCGGCGCTCGATATCGCTCGGGCCGGCCGCGGCCTCGTTCAGGGCCTTCTGCGCGTCGGCGAGCGCCTGCTCGGCGCCGCGGACGCCGTCCTCCGCCGCACGCACGGCATCCGGCCCCTCGGTCGCCGTCGGCGCGGGGTAGCCGGCCTGGCGGTACAGCTCGCCGACCGCGTTCGCCGCGGCCTCGTCGAAGACGTCCGACTCGCGGTCCCCCGGCTCGATGCCCACCTCGGCGAGCGCCGCCTTGAGCTGCTGCACGTCGGGGCCCGAGACGCCGAACGTGAGCGTGCGGTACGCCGGCAGCTCCCCGGGCAGCACGATCACCGGCCGTCCCGTGACCTCGAGGGCAATGGAGAGCGCCGAGAGCTCGGCGCCGACCTCCGGCACCTGCCCCGTCACGATCGCCGCTCCCTCGAACGACGTCGTGTCGAGCTTCAGCTCGACCGCGTCGGCGTATCCAACGTCGCCGCGCAGCGTGACGTCGTTGCTCAGCTCCCCGTACTCCACCGGCACCGTCACGAGCCCGGGCTCGGGCGCCCCGGCGCCGGCGGCCGCGTCGAGCGGCGAGATGACGAATCGCCCGAGCACGAGCCCCGCGACGAGGGCGACCGCGGACGCCCCGGCGACGATCCAGAGCGTCCTGTTGCCCCGGAGCACGCGCCCCCAGCCGCCGTTGGCCGCCCCCTCCTCCCGACGAGCGGCCCTCTCGATCTCGCCGCCGTCGCCGGTGACGACCTCGCCGAAGACGGGGTCGGTCGCCTCGCCCTCCACGACGGGCACGTCGTCGTCCCTCCGCTCGGCGGGGATCGGCTCTGTCACGCTCTCCTCGTCTGCGCCCTCGCCCTTTCGGGAGCGCCGACCTCGCAGCGCCACTCAGCCCGCCTGCTCTGCGGCGGCCTTGAAGGCCTCGAGCTCGGCCTCGTTGTCGGCGATGAACTGCTCCTCCAGCGCGAACTGGATGCGCAGGCTCTCATCGCTGTACCCGGTCTCCTCCTTGCAGTCGAGGTCGGCGAGGGCGACCTCGATCTCGCGCTCGGCCTTCTCCTTCCACTCCGGGGAGTTGGACGGATCCGTCTCCTCGGAGAAGGCGTCGATCTCCTCCTGGGTCGCGTCGTCCCAGTCGAGCTCCTCCGACTGGGCGTTCTGCTCGGTGTAGAACGCGTCCTGCGCGTCGTAGAACTCCTGCGAGGCGTCCGTCTGCGCGGTGTA
This window of the Microbacterium sp. AB genome carries:
- the scpB gene encoding SMC-Scp complex subunit ScpB encodes the protein MSDEGAEQAETADAPRPLGTVAQRLEAILLIVDEPQSVVSLATAVGAPVPAVRQAIETLVADYDGEGAGPLRGFELREVGGGWRLYVRERFDDLVAEFVGGQAPARLSQAALETLAVIAYKQPVTRSQVASIRAVNVDSVVRTLLARGLITELYADPETGAINYGTTDMLLQQLGVNALDELPPISPLLDDGADGFEELTA
- a CDS encoding segregation and condensation protein A; this encodes MAPSPDEAQPLDPSAAAGEGQEDTTAEPGTGFRVSLGNFDGPFDLLLSLISKHELDITEVSLSRVTDEFIAYLRDLGPDEELEQASEFLVVAATLLDMKVAGLLPQGELVDAESVALLEARDLLFARLLQYRAFKEVSSWFRSRLQAEDRRHVRTVPLEEKYRAKAPELVWTLTKEDFAALAMLAFAPKALPHVGLDHLHAPLVSIREQAAVVVTQLRSRETMSFRELVSGIDQSGVIVARFLSVLELYRHAAITFEQLEPLGELTLRWTAEHWSDETLATLGADYDR
- a CDS encoding ParA family protein gives rise to the protein MTRKAQQDEGPIGPTGRPYHGFPTPPKLDSHGPARIIALCNQKGGVGKTTTTINLAASLAEYGRKVLAVDFDPQGALSAGLGVPTHDVTTVYDLLLEPKRDAHDAIVHTAVDGLDLIPANIDLSAAEVHLVNEVAREMILARVLRGVANEYDVILIDCQPSLGILTVNALTAAHGVLIPLECEFFALRGVALLIETIDKVRDRLNPAIELDGLLATMYDSRTLHSREVLERIVDAFGDTVLETVIGRTVKFPDASVSGVPITEFAPEHPAAQAYLRLARELVSRGAVA
- a CDS encoding ABC transporter permease; the encoded protein is MSTSTEGVGTEETPGPPEETKTAGRAARKAKRRRGRKTDAPVADGSAPSAADLLRPVARPDRFSASDLVVEATTDIGSRPGRLVMTVLGTVLGIGSLVATWGFAQTAAGQIASQFDAVAATQVVITPATTQTSGGNSAATGRLPWDGPERVGRLAGAEDAALVGEVDLGEAEITAVPLNDPSAATTAPPPLLAASAGLLDTVGGELVGGRMFDEGHDARGDRVAVLGDRAAERLSVAGVDQQPSIFIDGLAYAVIGIVGETATRSDVRDAVVIPNGAARADFALGAPSELLVRIAVGAGPQISEQAALALAPQNPDSIEVRAPAGRSELGSAVQSDVNVVFLIVGAVSLLAGGLGIANVTLLSVMERVGEIGLRRALGATRRQIAAQFTVESIVIGLLGGLIGAALGVLAVVGVAALQQWTAVVDPLVACAGVVLGALVGWLSGWYPARRAARIEPVDALRGA
- a CDS encoding ABC transporter ATP-binding protein gives rise to the protein MTAPVVELRDVTRSFPGPPEVQALKGVSLSLEQGEYVSIVGSSGSGKSTMLNILGLLDRPTVGEYRLSGALTGALTDDERAAVRAQFIGFVFQAFHLMPRRTVLDNVLMPMLYSGVPRAEREERARAALDRVGLHHRTSFLPGTLSGGERQRVAVARAVVSSPRLLLADEPTGSLDERTSSEVMALFEELHSDGLTLVVITHDSAIAERAARSIRISDGRLSEVA
- a CDS encoding efflux RND transporter periplasmic adaptor subunit; the protein is MTEPIPAERRDDDVPVVEGEATDPVFGEVVTGDGGEIERAARREEGAANGGWGRVLRGNRTLWIVAGASAVALVAGLVLGRFVISPLDAAAGAGAPEPGLVTVPVEYGELSNDVTLRGDVGYADAVELKLDTTSFEGAAIVTGQVPEVGAELSALSIALEVTGRPVIVLPGELPAYRTLTFGVSGPDVQQLKAALAEVGIEPGDRESDVFDEAAANAVGELYRQAGYPAPTATEGPDAVRAAEDGVRGAEQALADAQKALNEAAAGPSDIERRQADNEIASLHRQIAAVESEGADASDLRDQLAIAEMQRQALDAPRDTSAEQSLVDGAAAQVAAANEELVSARQGALPYLPASEVLFLAELPRRVDSVEVERGSSLEAAAMTVSGASVRLTGSAANADVELLEVGDEVFFELPDGEDHRAVISDIAEGDDGARSTLQFEPDPLTPEQMEAVQGTNVRIQIPVGATDGEVLSVPYAALTAGPGGESRVEVVTGDPRDGDRAETRLVVVETGLAAGGYVEVAPVDDELAEGDLVVVGS